The Cryptococcus tetragattii IND107 chromosome 4 map unlocalized Ctg04, whole genome shotgun sequence genome includes the window AGTTACAGCCAATGAAGCTCCTTTTCAAGACTTCCAGCTGAAGGTGAACGGCCTCACTGACGCTCAACTCAGGGACTAGGTCTGTTATCAGGACCCATCATTAGTTTAAGGTCCATCATTAGAAAGAACGTGCCGGAAAGAGAAGGctgaaggaaagggagaaaggCGGAGTGCCTCTCATCAAGCCTTACGTTCGTCAATTTTGGGGTACCTATTACAAGGGTGCTTTCCATATCctgggaaaggaggagagtaACTTGGTGGCGAAAGAGTTAAGAGCCTACCAGCGAGAGCtgcaagagatgagaagctTTAATAGATAGGTTATCCGACTGGCACTCTGTCCTAGGGAGATTGTTTTTTGATTCGAACCTTCAATGATTGAGAGACTGTCACTTACAAATGTCTGTTTCTTGTTTTAGATATCTTAGCCGCTGCCAGCCCAGTCCTAGTGCTGATCACCTTAATCGGATGGTTCTTCCGGTAAATACATCTTTGCCCAGCGTTGATACTGCTTCGGCTAGCTGTATGAACAGACTGTCTCACCTGGTCTTTACAACGGGTCAGGCAGGGGTCAATTGGACCACAACCATCATGCTTCTCGGCACCGTGCTGACCAAGTGTTTTTTGGGCGTGGGTTGGCCCCCCCGTATTTATCTCGTCCTGTGGCGTCGCAGTTTTGTCTGTTCTCGTATTTTGTTTCACTATAGTAATTTGAAGTTGTTATTTATGTTTAAGTTGCGAAGAAGTGTGAGCAGAGTACCCAAATGGAGGTGCGGTGGCTGCAAGGAGAGATCAGGGACGCGATGCGACATTTTTCCCATCTGTTTCCTAgtcctttctttcttctttcacgCAACATGTCAGTATTACAACAAGATACAAGAGCACACGAAAAAGGCCCACATAATGCATGGGTAGCTTTACGATGTTAGTTAGTGTATCCACTGTTTCTGTCAACTTCATGCATAATCACATCAACCAACGCGAACTTATTCCTTATTTCCTCAACGTAGCATTGAGGACTTCATCCTCGGTAACTACAATAAGAGCGTCAACAACTACATGGGACTCATGCGATGACAAGTGGGACTTACCATCGAGCAACAAGCTCTTTGCATCCAACATAACCCTATTCCCACTTTGTGCCAAAGTCGCAGCAATCTCCCTCGCGGCCTCAAGCTTCCTCAATTGCAAGAATCCCTTATTCGTCTTGACAGCCTCACCAATCAACTCCGCACTCCTAGCTTCACCCTGAGCCTTGACGATAATACTCTGCTTCTCCTGAATAGCCTGGTCGACCAAGAAGGCAGCACGCTGAGCAATCTGCTGAGCGACCTGCTTGGCCTCGACGGCATGTGTGAATTCGGGGGAGAAGGCGACGTGGGTGATGGAGACGtcgtcgaggatgaggttgaaCCGCCTCGCTCTGCGCGTGAGGTTTTCACGCACGAGACGGGAGACCATCTCACGCTGGGTGATGAGCTGGGAAGCGTTGAATTGCGCGACGACGGACTTGAGGACTTCGTTGAcgatggaagggaggaCGCGTTCGTCGTAGTCGGTACCAAGT containing:
- a CDS encoding prohibitin-2: MNRQGAEAFAKLAQQLNRARLQAGGGGGGGRGGGQMPGGFKGFMAGSGAIGTLVVGAIALNYSLFNVDGGHRAIKYSRLQGVKADIYPEGTHLVLPWFEHPIIYDVRAKPRNIASLTGTKDLQMVNITCRVLSRPSVNDLPTIYRELGTDYDERVLPSIVNEVLKSVVAQFNASQLITQREMVSRLVRENLTRRARRFNLILDDVSITHVAFSPEFTHAVEAKQVAQQIAQRAAFLVDQAIQEKQSIIVKAQGEARSAELIGEAVKTNKGFLQLRKLEAAREIAATLAQSGNRVMLDAKSLLLDVTEDEVLNATLRK